One window of the Spirochaetia bacterium 38H-sp genome contains the following:
- a CDS encoding response regulator, giving the protein MRILIVDDEFLSREKLTHFLSSYGMCDSVASMAEAKILFEKAIEDELPYDLISIDIHLPDGSGLDLLSYCYQREKELLDGWFSKKIVVTGDRDLETVQKAIGYKCDMYMVKPITQKTVETKMRQIWH; this is encoded by the coding sequence ATGAGAATTCTAATTGTAGATGATGAGTTTCTATCGAGAGAGAAATTGACGCATTTTTTGTCTTCTTATGGTATGTGTGATTCTGTTGCGAGTATGGCGGAGGCCAAGATCCTCTTTGAAAAGGCTATAGAGGATGAGCTTCCTTATGATCTTATCAGCATAGATATTCATCTGCCCGATGGCAGCGGTCTTGATTTGCTTAGTTATTGTTATCAGCGGGAGAAGGAACTCTTAGATGGCTGGTTTTCCAAGAAGATAGTTGTTACAGGCGATAGGGACCTTGAGACTGTGCAGAAGGCTATAGGCTATAAGTGTGATATGTATATGGTAAAGCCTATAACCCAGAAAACCGTAGAGACCAAGATGCGTCAGATCTGGCATTGA
- a CDS encoding aldo/keto reductase, which produces MHYRELPKLGVKLSSLGFGCMRLPVIASRSNVIDKTEASRIIKYAIDKGLNYLDTAWPYHGGTSEAFVGEFVSANLRREDVFIATKLPVWEINNEKDADRIFYEQLKRLRTDYIDFYLLHSLNKGAWQTVERFDLLSWLDRKVEEGKIRFRGFSFHDELSEFKRYVDSFDWDFCQIQYNYMNENYQAGTEGFLYASKKGIPVIVMEPLLGGYIAKSNPLLETIWKESGRSWSPVEWAFRWLWNKEGVAMLLSGMSTMEQVEENVSLASSDAASVGNLSSNDLAIIARVREKLESSKVIPCTACNYCQPCPNDVEIPRIFKIYNDSVVFSDVDAARGSYRWIPKGHRASDCVECGECLEKCPQSIEIIDWLKKSAMVLEV; this is translated from the coding sequence ATGCATTATAGAGAGCTTCCAAAATTGGGTGTAAAACTTTCTTCTCTTGGATTTGGCTGTATGCGTTTGCCTGTTATTGCTTCTCGCTCCAATGTTATAGATAAGACAGAAGCTTCCAGGATAATAAAATATGCTATAGATAAGGGACTCAACTATCTTGATACCGCTTGGCCTTATCATGGGGGGACCAGCGAGGCTTTTGTTGGAGAGTTCGTTTCTGCCAATTTGCGCAGAGAAGATGTTTTTATTGCTACAAAGCTTCCTGTCTGGGAAATCAATAACGAGAAGGATGCAGATAGGATTTTTTATGAGCAGCTTAAGAGACTGAGAACAGACTATATAGATTTTTACCTTCTTCATTCTTTAAATAAAGGGGCGTGGCAGACAGTAGAGCGATTTGATTTGCTTTCTTGGTTGGATAGAAAGGTTGAGGAAGGTAAAATAAGGTTTAGAGGATTTTCTTTTCATGATGAGCTTTCCGAGTTTAAAAGATATGTCGATTCTTTTGACTGGGATTTTTGTCAAATACAGTACAATTATATGAATGAAAATTATCAAGCCGGAACGGAGGGTTTCTTGTATGCCAGTAAGAAAGGAATCCCGGTGATTGTTATGGAGCCTCTTCTTGGTGGTTATATAGCAAAGTCTAATCCTCTGCTTGAAACTATATGGAAAGAATCTGGCAGGAGTTGGTCTCCTGTAGAATGGGCTTTTAGGTGGTTGTGGAATAAGGAAGGTGTTGCAATGCTTTTGAGTGGAATGAGCACAATGGAGCAGGTGGAGGAAAATGTCAGTCTTGCATCTTCTGATGCTGCATCTGTTGGCAATCTTTCTTCCAATGATCTTGCCATAATAGCTAGAGTGAGAGAAAAGCTTGAGTCTTCCAAGGTTATCCCCTGTACGGCTTGTAATTATTGTCAGCCCTGTCCCAATGATGTTGAGATACCAAGGATTTTTAAAATATATAATGATTCTGTTGTATTTTCCGATGTGGATGCTGCCAGGGGATCTTACAGATGGATTCCCAAGGGGCATAGAGCTTCTGATTGTGTGGAATGTGGTGAATGTCTGGAAAAATGTCCGCAGTCCATAGAGATTATTGACTGGCTTAAGAAATCTGCGATGGTTCTTGAGGTTTGA
- a CDS encoding manganese efflux pump MntP family protein, translating to MPVFITITVGISLSIDACAATVSSVCTYIEIKKRHIALMAAFFGVFQAGMVLAGSLLGSTIIRYIETWDHWIAFILLAGAGSKMIVEGIRNRKNAECEAKEGRPSIPTILALSFATSIDALGVGLSLGLVGINITETAILIGMITLFLSLAAGLIGKLIAHLIEGIAEILGGIVLWIIGLKILISHIFFS from the coding sequence ATGCCGGTTTTTATTACCATAACAGTAGGCATAAGCCTGTCCATAGATGCCTGTGCAGCAACAGTCTCAAGCGTATGCACATATATTGAGATAAAAAAACGACATATAGCACTTATGGCTGCCTTTTTCGGAGTATTTCAGGCAGGCATGGTACTTGCGGGCAGTCTGCTGGGCTCTACAATCATCCGATATATAGAAACATGGGACCACTGGATAGCCTTTATTCTCCTAGCCGGTGCAGGCAGCAAAATGATAGTAGAAGGCATAAGAAACAGAAAAAACGCAGAATGCGAAGCAAAAGAAGGTCGTCCATCCATTCCAACAATCCTGGCACTATCTTTTGCAACAAGCATAGACGCCCTGGGCGTAGGACTCAGCCTGGGACTCGTAGGCATAAACATAACAGAAACAGCAATTCTGATAGGTATGATAACACTCTTTCTCAGCCTTGCAGCAGGCCTCATAGGAAAACTCATAGCACACCTTATAGAAGGAATAGCAGAAATACTCGGCGGTATAGTCCTTTGGATAATAGGCCTTAAAATACTGATAAGCCACATCTTTTTTTCTTAG
- a CDS encoding GGDEF domain-containing protein: MKDKAFLSLLIIFFLLISETVAFYFTFPTGELSLSLKTLLHFFMFLVSMVWFLLLRREMFSLKYMILLFIGNVFLLTAMWGEFLASIIFIVDEYAMRILQIFYVFAILSITTGIVFLMRMYKKTIDDLSVQKERLLLLSITDDLTGLYNSRFFYERLSKETIRATRYDRCLSLLFLDLDNFKKFNDTYGHLAGDRVLRKIGRLIRESLRENDSGYRYGGEEFAILLPETCEEAAMAVAERLRLACSQLGVTVQDKTVFITVSIGVAEYKKDENLQDFLKRADRAMYRAKELGKNMAILAD; encoded by the coding sequence ATGAAGGATAAGGCTTTTCTTTCTTTGCTTATTATTTTCTTTTTACTTATATCGGAGACTGTCGCTTTTTATTTTACTTTTCCGACAGGTGAGCTCTCTCTTTCTCTAAAGACTCTTCTCCACTTTTTTATGTTTCTTGTTTCAATGGTGTGGTTTTTGCTTCTAAGGCGGGAGATGTTCTCTCTGAAATATATGATACTGCTATTTATAGGTAATGTCTTTCTGCTTACTGCAATGTGGGGTGAGTTTCTTGCCTCAATTATATTTATTGTTGATGAATATGCAATGCGTATTTTGCAGATATTTTACGTTTTTGCTATTCTGTCCATAACAACGGGCATTGTATTTCTCATGCGTATGTACAAAAAGACAATAGATGACCTTTCTGTGCAAAAAGAACGGCTTTTGCTTTTATCAATAACAGATGATCTTACCGGTTTGTACAACTCACGCTTTTTTTACGAACGACTTTCCAAGGAAACTATACGTGCAACGCGATATGATAGATGTCTATCTCTCCTGTTTCTGGATTTGGATAATTTTAAGAAGTTTAACGACACATATGGACACCTTGCAGGCGACAGGGTATTGCGTAAGATTGGTCGCCTTATTCGTGAGAGTCTTAGAGAAAATGATTCTGGTTACCGCTACGGAGGCGAGGAGTTTGCCATTTTGCTGCCAGAGACCTGCGAGGAAGCAGCCATGGCAGTGGCAGAGAGATTGAGGCTTGCATGTTCTCAGCTTGGTGTGACAGTGCAGGATAAGACCGTTTTTATAACCGTCAGCATAGGCGTTGCCGAGTATAAAAAAGACGAGAATCTCCAGGATTTTCTCAAGCGTGCGGACAGGGCTATGTACCGTGCAAAAGAACTTGGGAAAAACATGGCTATTCTTGCGGACTGA
- a CDS encoding DUF4416 family protein — MGVAEPFPKYKLFVAVIFNPIINFDEIIARCGELWGAIDYISEIMDFSFTDYYEEEMGRGLKRFFIAFKELVYPSLLADIKIASNNLENEFLRNGRRFVNLDPGLINLSRVILATTKDNAHRIPLRDGIYAEITLLYRKKDFLSLPWTYPDYREESYKKVLSDIRNLFKSQISQSEI; from the coding sequence ATGGGGGTGGCAGAACCTTTTCCGAAATATAAACTTTTTGTGGCTGTTATTTTTAATCCTATTATAAATTTTGATGAGATAATTGCCAGATGTGGTGAGTTGTGGGGAGCCATTGATTATATTTCCGAGATTATGGATTTTTCTTTTACCGACTATTATGAAGAAGAGATGGGCAGAGGCTTAAAAAGATTTTTTATTGCTTTTAAAGAGCTTGTTTATCCTTCTTTGCTTGCTGATATAAAGATTGCTAGTAATAATCTAGAAAATGAATTCTTAAGGAATGGTCGGAGATTTGTAAATCTTGATCCGGGGCTTATAAATCTTAGTCGTGTTATTCTTGCAACTACCAAGGATAATGCTCATAGAATACCTCTAAGGGATGGTATCTACGCTGAGATAACTTTGCTCTATAGAAAAAAGGACTTTTTATCTCTTCCTTGGACATATCCGGATTATAGGGAGGAGTCGTATAAGAAGGTCTTATCAGATATCAGAAATTTATTTAAGAGTCAGATTTCTCAATCAGAGATATGA
- a CDS encoding P-loop NTPase translates to MRVLAVASGKGGVGKSTTALNLALWYVRRGFRVGLVDLDPLANIHVILDIPLSSLESYRHVSDGYGLEDVLFSYMPRFDILYPVLERKVSDSRRIYDDLFIRFLPELERRYDFLIMDFPPGISQDETLIFLPAIRDVLVVSTGEPTSHVSTGGYLRALFDVNPYARPFLWLNRFKPVIEPGFVPDAVISTYNRFAPDELRILPDEAKRIVTLARVPYDPSLDLLSAELSVSFALDARLFEAVSVVKNQVLSLWSDSLSLPASVKALWIRAIEDGFSSDVDGFLSSFSSSLEAIVSVDSFAVFSASLDKCRLFLKNLLSNSLWCILCEVSDGLKKRMNKHDFAVFDSSIASSSRIHKLLVRLLAAMRPYCRKNPFLNNLAGLLVFSFALHMLGDNPTVERFIMDFVPSKRGEDGRLHRNRSAQIRYLIEKDEAYHNSYVRLVSRLFPLFMAQLHRLADKYKLKDFIFCEKDGSVKRASYLKLLSAFLHDTLHSGLGVFFGFKYNAAGEEIRRGANVLLSFLADANRVSAP, encoded by the coding sequence ATGCGTGTTCTTGCTGTTGCGTCAGGTAAGGGTGGTGTAGGTAAGTCCACAACTGCTTTAAATCTTGCTCTATGGTATGTAAGGCGAGGGTTCCGTGTGGGGCTTGTTGATCTTGACCCTCTTGCCAATATTCACGTAATACTGGATATCCCTCTTTCTTCTCTGGAGTCTTACAGGCATGTTTCTGATGGCTATGGGCTTGAGGATGTGCTTTTTTCTTATATGCCGCGTTTTGATATTTTGTATCCTGTGCTTGAGAGAAAGGTTTCTGATTCCCGCAGAATATATGATGATCTTTTTATAAGGTTTTTGCCAGAGTTGGAAAGGCGTTATGATTTTCTTATCATGGATTTCCCGCCGGGTATTTCTCAGGATGAGACTCTTATTTTTTTGCCGGCTATAAGGGATGTTCTTGTTGTTTCTACTGGAGAGCCGACTTCTCATGTCTCTACTGGGGGATATCTTAGAGCTCTTTTTGATGTTAATCCTTATGCAAGGCCTTTTTTATGGCTTAATCGTTTTAAGCCTGTTATTGAGCCTGGCTTTGTGCCCGATGCTGTTATTTCTACCTATAATCGGTTTGCTCCAGATGAGCTTAGGATTTTGCCTGATGAGGCAAAACGTATTGTAACTTTGGCAAGAGTGCCTTATGATCCTTCTCTTGATTTACTTAGTGCTGAGCTTTCTGTTTCTTTTGCTCTGGATGCAAGACTGTTTGAGGCTGTTTCTGTTGTAAAAAATCAGGTTTTGTCTTTGTGGTCGGATTCTCTTTCTCTTCCTGCATCTGTAAAGGCTTTATGGATCAGGGCTATAGAGGATGGTTTTTCTTCTGATGTGGATGGTTTTCTTTCTTCTTTTTCTTCTTCTCTTGAGGCTATTGTATCCGTGGATTCTTTTGCAGTTTTTTCCGCTTCTCTTGATAAATGCCGACTTTTTTTAAAAAATCTGCTTTCCAATTCTTTGTGGTGTATTTTATGTGAGGTCTCAGACGGGCTTAAGAAGAGGATGAATAAGCATGATTTTGCTGTCTTTGATTCTTCTATTGCTTCTTCTTCCCGTATCCATAAGCTTCTTGTAAGGTTGCTTGCAGCTATGCGTCCTTATTGTAGGAAGAATCCTTTTCTCAATAATCTCGCCGGTCTTCTTGTTTTTTCTTTTGCTCTCCATATGCTTGGGGATAATCCGACAGTTGAGCGTTTTATTATGGATTTTGTTCCTTCTAAGAGAGGTGAGGACGGGCGTCTCCACAGAAACCGCTCTGCGCAGATACGTTATCTTATAGAAAAGGATGAGGCTTATCATAATTCGTATGTCAGGCTTGTGAGCAGATTGTTTCCGCTTTTTATGGCTCAGCTACACAGGCTTGCGGATAAATATAAGCTTAAGGATTTTATTTTTTGTGAGAAGGATGGTTCTGTAAAGCGTGCGTCTTATCTTAAGCTTCTGAGTGCTTTTTTGCATGATACTTTACATTCTGGTCTGGGTGTGTTCTTTGGGTTTAAGTACAATGCTGCGGGTGAGGAGATAAGGCGAGGAGCAAATGTTCTGCTTTCTTTTCTTGCGGATGCAAACAGGGTTTCTGCTCCCTGA
- a CDS encoding putative glycoside hydrolase, whose protein sequence is MQKKIILFFLVLIFSFPIFSQELPATEIIPVQFLIKKHALYVSADNGKSWQECNIPGLKGEFTSFSWDRNATSFFIISTMHQLAITKDSGLSWKLINVGEKIESSTHIRSIAIDKGKIYLGTSFGSVRVSTDGGNSWKKIELPPKMPFFFGGNFYEEIAGIAPFADGFAVLLGFKNGEYLFDASFSNYKKLEEPDISVVRQIFPEWGFNLQSVLNSSYVLVTPDKGSIIKIDFPQVTDMEREKRLALAYNKYAIYIRGDLAKPQSIDKYIELIKEHGFNAAVIDFKDENGLIRYDSKLELPQKIGAVRPFFTAEELIKKLHENNIYVIARIAVFKDKMFSLYDGSKYAFMDSRTGKPWGVFKKIKEENSEDSRIVQVEYWTDAFSEDVRKYNVSIAEEIASLGADEIQFDYIRFPSDGEPQFIVSKHKPDNWIRSDALVAFLKDVREKISVPISVDVFGFNATSRMTYLGQDITRLWPYIDVLCPMYYPSHYGDFYRADMRYLDRARWIYQEHTRRAALMTENNIIIRPYVQAFLLGGELKFDETTYYEYLRLQIEGSLAGGGSGYTLWNASGRYYMVPPDFRAYQQELKATAGESSSHVSLD, encoded by the coding sequence ATGCAAAAAAAGATAATTTTGTTTTTTCTGGTTCTAATTTTTTCTTTTCCCATCTTTTCTCAAGAGCTACCGGCAACAGAGATTATACCGGTACAGTTTCTGATAAAAAAACATGCATTATACGTATCTGCCGATAACGGCAAGAGCTGGCAGGAATGCAATATTCCAGGATTAAAAGGAGAGTTTACTTCTTTTTCATGGGATAGAAACGCTACGTCCTTTTTTATTATTTCCACAATGCACCAGCTGGCCATAACAAAGGACAGCGGTCTGTCGTGGAAACTTATCAATGTAGGAGAAAAAATAGAAAGCAGCACCCATATAAGAAGCATTGCAATAGACAAGGGTAAGATATATCTTGGGACATCATTTGGCTCTGTTAGAGTTAGCACGGATGGAGGAAATAGCTGGAAAAAAATAGAGCTTCCGCCTAAGATGCCATTTTTCTTTGGCGGCAATTTTTATGAGGAAATTGCAGGTATTGCTCCTTTTGCAGACGGTTTTGCAGTACTTCTTGGCTTTAAAAATGGCGAATATCTTTTTGATGCATCTTTTTCCAATTATAAAAAGCTTGAAGAACCGGATATCTCCGTAGTACGTCAAATTTTCCCGGAATGGGGATTTAACCTCCAATCAGTTCTCAATTCTTCTTATGTGCTTGTAACACCTGATAAGGGCAGCATAATAAAAATAGACTTTCCACAGGTTACGGATATGGAGAGAGAAAAGCGGCTTGCTCTTGCTTACAATAAATATGCCATATACATACGCGGAGACCTTGCAAAGCCGCAATCCATTGACAAATATATAGAGCTCATAAAGGAGCATGGTTTTAATGCTGCTGTCATTGACTTTAAGGACGAAAATGGACTTATCCGCTATGACAGCAAACTGGAACTGCCACAGAAGATTGGCGCAGTAAGGCCTTTTTTTACAGCAGAGGAACTCATAAAAAAGCTGCACGAGAATAACATATATGTCATAGCCAGGATAGCTGTCTTTAAAGATAAGATGTTTTCTCTTTATGATGGCAGTAAATATGCCTTCATGGATTCCCGTACGGGGAAACCTTGGGGGGTTTTTAAGAAAATAAAAGAAGAGAATAGCGAAGACAGCCGTATTGTGCAGGTAGAATACTGGACAGATGCTTTCTCGGAAGATGTCAGAAAATACAATGTTTCCATAGCAGAGGAGATTGCCTCACTTGGGGCGGATGAGATTCAGTTTGACTATATCAGATTTCCTTCTGACGGTGAGCCTCAGTTCATAGTTTCAAAACACAAACCGGACAATTGGATACGGTCAGATGCTCTTGTTGCATTTTTAAAAGATGTAAGAGAAAAGATTAGTGTACCTATAAGTGTCGATGTTTTTGGCTTTAATGCCACAAGCAGGATGACTTATCTGGGACAGGATATTACAAGATTATGGCCTTATATAGATGTTCTGTGCCCCATGTATTATCCTTCTCACTACGGGGACTTCTACAGAGCGGATATGAGATATTTGGACAGAGCAAGATGGATTTATCAAGAACATACGAGGCGCGCCGCTCTTATGACAGAAAACAATATTATAATAAGGCCTTATGTCCAGGCTTTTCTTCTTGGTGGAGAACTCAAATTTGATGAGACTACTTATTATGAGTATCTAAGGCTTCAGATTGAAGGTTCTCTTGCGGGAGGAGGTTCTGGATATACTCTATGGAATGCTTCCGGAAGATATTACATGGTACCACCCGACTTTAGAGCGTACCAACAGGAGCTTAAAGCTACTGCAGGAGAGAGTTCTTCTCATGTCAGTCTGGACTAG
- the leuS gene encoding leucine--tRNA ligase, translated as MKDYPFQKIEKKWQDYWLSNKTFSVKEDPTVPKEKRKYVLDMFPYPSAQGLHVGHPEGYTATDIYCRYLRMKGYKVLHPMGFDSFGLPAEIYAITTGTHPRITTEQNINKFRKQIQALGFSYDWDREISTHTPEYYKWTQWMFLKMYEKGLAYMAEIPVWYCEELGTVLANEEVLQTPEGPRSERGNHPVVRKPLRQWMLKITAYADRLLEGLDKLDWPESIKAMQRNWIGKSEGANVRFKIKGYEENLEVFTTRPDTLFGATYMVIAPEHPLVEKITTEKQKQAVKEYIEKAQLKSDLERTDLAKEKTGVFTGAYAINPFTQQEIPIWISDYILMSYGTGAIMAVPAHDERDWEFAKKFNLPIIQVVSRDGKPQELTEAFTEEGISINSGQFSGLPTKEAKEKIISYIEENKLGRRAVNYRLRDWIFSRQRYWGEPFPVVHVEGDGVQAVPYSELPVTLPEVKSYKPTGTGESPLAAIKEWVETNAPDGSGRKAYRETNTMPQWAGSCWYYLRYLDPHNDKEFASKDKIEYWMPVDLYVGGAEHAVLHLLYARFWHKVLYDLGLVNTDEPFMRLVNQGMILGEDGEKMSKSRGNVVNPDDIIKEYGADSLRMYEMFMGPLEVTKPWSTKGLYGVHRFLTRVWRISERPIVETEPEKEHLIALHKTIKKVTNDTDTLNFNTAIAQMMTYINQINNLKEIPRKLWEPFVLLLAPYAPHIAEEMWEKLGHKESLAYHPWPQYDEKLTIDKKITVVVQINGKVRAKLETERDTPKEDLEKLALSNQRIKELLQDKTVKKIITVPNKIVNIVI; from the coding sequence ATGAAAGACTACCCTTTTCAAAAAATAGAAAAAAAATGGCAGGATTATTGGCTGTCCAACAAGACCTTTTCTGTAAAAGAAGATCCCACAGTTCCAAAAGAAAAAAGAAAATATGTTCTTGACATGTTTCCTTATCCATCAGCACAAGGATTACATGTAGGACACCCGGAAGGCTACACTGCAACAGACATATACTGCAGATACCTTAGGATGAAAGGCTACAAAGTACTCCATCCTATGGGCTTTGACTCCTTTGGTCTGCCTGCAGAAATATATGCGATAACAACAGGAACACATCCCCGCATAACAACAGAGCAAAATATAAACAAATTCAGAAAACAGATACAAGCCCTTGGCTTTTCTTACGATTGGGATAGAGAAATATCAACACACACTCCGGAATACTACAAATGGACACAGTGGATGTTCCTCAAAATGTATGAAAAAGGCCTTGCGTACATGGCAGAAATACCAGTCTGGTATTGCGAAGAACTTGGAACAGTACTTGCAAACGAGGAAGTGCTCCAGACTCCAGAAGGCCCTCGATCAGAGAGAGGTAATCACCCTGTAGTAAGAAAACCCTTGAGACAATGGATGCTAAAAATAACAGCATACGCTGACAGACTTCTGGAAGGACTGGATAAACTAGACTGGCCAGAATCCATAAAAGCCATGCAGAGAAACTGGATCGGCAAAAGCGAGGGAGCCAATGTCCGTTTTAAAATAAAAGGCTATGAAGAAAATTTGGAAGTCTTTACCACAAGACCGGATACCCTTTTTGGTGCAACTTATATGGTAATAGCACCAGAGCACCCTCTTGTAGAAAAGATAACAACAGAAAAACAAAAACAGGCAGTAAAAGAATACATAGAAAAAGCTCAGTTAAAATCAGACTTGGAAAGAACAGACCTTGCAAAAGAAAAAACAGGAGTTTTCACAGGCGCATATGCAATAAACCCTTTTACACAACAGGAAATCCCTATTTGGATATCCGATTACATCCTTATGAGCTATGGAACAGGCGCAATAATGGCAGTGCCCGCACATGATGAGAGAGACTGGGAATTTGCCAAGAAATTTAATCTGCCCATCATTCAGGTAGTGTCAAGAGACGGGAAACCCCAAGAGCTTACAGAAGCCTTTACAGAAGAAGGCATAAGCATAAACTCAGGACAATTCTCAGGACTTCCCACAAAAGAAGCAAAAGAGAAAATTATCAGTTATATAGAAGAAAACAAGCTGGGGAGAAGAGCTGTCAACTACAGACTAAGAGACTGGATATTCTCAAGACAGAGATACTGGGGAGAACCATTTCCAGTAGTACACGTAGAAGGAGATGGAGTACAAGCCGTCCCATATTCAGAATTACCTGTAACACTTCCTGAGGTAAAAAGCTACAAACCCACAGGAACAGGAGAATCGCCCTTAGCTGCAATAAAGGAGTGGGTTGAAACAAATGCACCAGATGGCTCGGGGAGAAAAGCCTACAGAGAAACCAACACCATGCCGCAGTGGGCAGGCTCATGCTGGTACTATCTGAGATATCTAGACCCTCACAATGACAAAGAATTCGCATCAAAAGATAAAATAGAATATTGGATGCCTGTAGACCTGTACGTAGGAGGAGCAGAACACGCAGTACTTCACCTCCTATACGCAAGATTCTGGCACAAAGTGCTCTATGATCTCGGGCTTGTAAACACCGACGAACCCTTCATGAGACTTGTAAACCAAGGCATGATCCTCGGAGAAGACGGCGAAAAAATGTCAAAATCCAGAGGTAACGTAGTAAACCCCGATGACATAATAAAAGAATACGGTGCCGACTCGCTTAGAATGTACGAGATGTTTATGGGACCACTGGAAGTCACAAAACCATGGTCAACAAAAGGCCTCTACGGAGTACACAGATTCCTGACAAGAGTATGGAGGATAAGCGAACGTCCCATAGTAGAAACAGAGCCAGAAAAAGAGCACCTTATAGCATTACACAAAACCATAAAAAAAGTTACCAATGACACAGACACACTCAACTTCAATACAGCAATAGCCCAGATGATGACCTATATCAATCAAATCAACAACCTCAAGGAAATCCCAAGAAAACTCTGGGAACCATTTGTACTCCTTCTCGCACCCTATGCACCTCACATAGCAGAAGAAATGTGGGAAAAACTCGGACACAAAGAAAGCCTGGCATACCACCCATGGCCTCAATACGATGAAAAACTCACAATAGACAAAAAAATTACAGTAGTAGTACAGATAAACGGCAAAGTAAGAGCAAAACTGGAAACAGAAAGAGATACCCCCAAGGAAGACCTGGAGAAGCTGGCACTCTCTAACCAAAGAATAAAAGAACTATTGCAAGACAAAACCGTAAAAAAAATAATTACCGTTCCCAACAAAATAGTAAACATAGTCATATAA